The proteins below come from a single Natranaeroarchaeum aerophilus genomic window:
- a CDS encoding radical SAM protein has product MHVDTDQRPLVLIWELTQACDLACDHCRADAVPDRHPDELTTAEAKAMLDDAREFGEGQLVVFSGGDPLKREDLTELVEYGTEIGLNVTLTPSGTASLTKERIEALADAGLRRMALSIDGPSPEAHDSFRGEAGSYADTIAAARMAAEAGIPLQVNSTVCQRTVEHLPVLREVVRDLGAVLWSVFFLVPIGRGTALSPISPERSESVMEWLQTVADEEPYGVKTTEAPHYRRVGIQRREDEGTDATGSRSRSMGITAGDGFAFVSHTGELYPSGFLPKSAGNVREHSVVDLYRTADLFERLRDSDALTGKCGACPYRAVCGGSRSRAFATTGDPLGSDPLCPYVPEGYDGPLPADG; this is encoded by the coding sequence ATGCACGTCGATACCGACCAACGACCGCTCGTACTGATATGGGAGCTGACACAGGCCTGTGATCTGGCCTGCGATCACTGCAGAGCCGATGCCGTCCCGGATCGTCACCCCGATGAACTGACGACCGCTGAGGCGAAGGCGATGCTCGACGACGCCCGCGAGTTCGGTGAGGGACAGCTTGTTGTCTTCTCGGGTGGTGACCCGCTCAAGCGTGAGGATCTGACCGAACTCGTCGAGTACGGCACCGAGATCGGTCTGAACGTCACGCTGACACCGAGCGGGACGGCCTCGCTGACGAAAGAGCGGATCGAGGCGCTGGCCGATGCTGGCCTCCGCCGGATGGCGCTGAGTATCGACGGTCCGTCGCCCGAAGCACACGACTCGTTCCGCGGCGAGGCGGGCAGTTACGCGGACACGATCGCTGCTGCCCGAATGGCGGCTGAGGCCGGAATCCCGTTGCAGGTCAACTCCACCGTCTGTCAGCGGACGGTCGAGCATCTCCCAGTACTTCGCGAGGTCGTCCGCGATCTCGGTGCAGTCCTCTGGAGCGTTTTCTTTCTCGTTCCCATCGGGCGGGGTACGGCGCTCTCGCCGATCAGTCCGGAGCGTTCGGAGTCCGTGATGGAGTGGCTGCAGACGGTCGCGGACGAGGAGCCCTACGGGGTCAAAACGACCGAAGCACCCCACTACCGACGCGTCGGTATTCAGCGGCGCGAGGACGAAGGGACTGACGCGACAGGGAGCCGGAGTCGCTCGATGGGTATCACTGCGGGCGATGGGTTCGCATTCGTTAGTCATACCGGCGAACTGTATCCCTCGGGCTTCCTCCCGAAGTCCGCAGGAAACGTCCGCGAACACTCCGTGGTCGATCTCTATCGGACTGCTGATCTCTTCGAACGGCTCCGCGATTCGGACGCGCTAACCGGCAAATGTGGGGCGTGTCCGTACCGAGCGGTCTGTGGCGGGAGTCGCTCGCGAGCGTTTGCAACGACTGGCGACCCTCTCGGCAGCGATCCGCTATGTCCGTACGTACCGGAGGGGTACGACGGTCCGCTACCGGCGGACGGGTAG
- a CDS encoding TIGR04347 family pseudo-SAM/SPASM protein: protein MISISKLLCELDAEGDGLRYDAAEESDKPQITEEKQRRPVVVWNTTKQCNLYCSHCYAGAESAAAAGELTTEEGKDLLDDLAEYGAPVVLFSGGEPMVREDLTELVSYADDQGIRPVLSTNGTLLNRERARELRDAGLKYAGVSVDGLPERNDRFRGQEGAFEAALNGIHACQDVGLKTGLRYTITEMNAPDLEGVVDLLSDEGVDRFCFYHLDYGGRGAEISDVDLTPEKRREAVRRLCDMTREYHERGEEIETLLVGNYADAGFLVEYAREELGEAQAERIYRYLRRNGGDPAGERVADVDYQGNVHLTQFWQGYSLGNVRDRSFGAIWEDESNPLLSRLRERTDHLKGRCADCQYQEICRGGSRLRALAIHDDPFAPDPQCYLTSEERASSSASPPAPSD from the coding sequence ATGATCTCGATTAGCAAACTCCTCTGTGAGCTGGACGCCGAAGGTGACGGGCTCCGGTACGACGCCGCAGAGGAATCCGACAAACCCCAGATCACAGAGGAGAAACAGCGACGTCCGGTCGTCGTCTGGAACACGACCAAACAGTGCAACCTGTACTGCTCACACTGTTATGCTGGGGCGGAGTCGGCCGCCGCCGCCGGCGAGCTGACGACCGAGGAAGGTAAGGACCTGCTCGACGACCTCGCGGAGTATGGCGCACCGGTCGTCCTGTTTTCCGGCGGGGAGCCGATGGTACGCGAGGATCTGACCGAACTCGTCTCCTATGCGGACGATCAGGGGATCCGACCGGTCCTCTCGACGAACGGGACGCTGCTCAACCGCGAGCGCGCCCGGGAGTTGCGTGATGCTGGCCTCAAATACGCCGGTGTTTCCGTCGACGGCCTCCCGGAGCGCAACGACCGGTTCCGGGGGCAGGAGGGCGCGTTCGAGGCAGCGCTCAACGGGATCCATGCCTGTCAGGACGTCGGCCTGAAGACCGGATTGCGGTACACGATCACCGAGATGAACGCGCCGGATCTGGAAGGGGTCGTTGATCTGCTCAGCGACGAGGGTGTCGACCGCTTTTGTTTCTATCATCTCGACTACGGCGGGCGTGGCGCGGAGATCAGCGACGTCGATCTCACGCCCGAGAAGCGTCGTGAGGCGGTTCGACGGCTCTGTGATATGACTCGCGAGTATCACGAGCGCGGCGAGGAGATCGAAACGCTGCTCGTCGGCAACTACGCCGATGCTGGGTTCCTCGTCGAGTACGCCCGCGAGGAGCTGGGGGAGGCCCAGGCCGAGCGGATCTACCGATACTTGCGGCGCAACGGCGGCGATCCGGCTGGCGAGCGCGTCGCCGACGTCGACTATCAGGGGAACGTTCACCTCACGCAGTTCTGGCAGGGCTACAGCCTCGGCAACGTCCGTGACCGGTCGTTCGGCGCGATCTGGGAGGACGAGTCGAACCCCCTCCTCTCCCGACTGCGCGAGCGAACCGACCACCTGAAGGGACGTTGTGCGGACTGTCAGTATCAGGAGATCTGTCGCGGCGGATCACGACTGCGGGCGCTGGCGATTCACGATGACCCGTTCGCGCCGGATCCGCAGTGTTATCTGA
- a CDS encoding Htur_1727 family rSAM-partnered candidate RiPP, which translates to MSEGSTQVEKASRARVGDESRGDDLAEWEVFLRDDENAKMSHVGSVSAATAEAAHEHASKLFGWFASDVWICPAEEMHRFSTHSLGPKGDDATPEDGTESRTHEF; encoded by the coding sequence ATGAGCGAGGGATCCACACAGGTAGAGAAAGCGTCACGGGCGCGGGTCGGTGACGAGTCGCGCGGCGACGACCTGGCGGAGTGGGAAGTGTTTCTCCGGGACGACGAGAACGCCAAAATGAGTCACGTCGGGAGCGTCAGTGCCGCGACAGCGGAGGCCGCTCACGAGCACGCAAGCAAACTGTTCGGGTGGTTTGCAAGTGATGTCTGGATCTGCCCAGCCGAGGAGATGCACCGCTTCTCGACGCACTCACTCGGGCCGAAGGGCGACGACGCGACGCCCGAAGACGGGACCGAGTCGCGGACCCACGAGTTCTGA